The Homo sapiens chromosome 21, GRCh38.p14 Primary Assembly DNA window tttgacttagTTTCAGTTTAtttgattcagtttctttttcttttcttttcttttttcttttttttgagacagtttcactctttttgcccagcctggagtgcaatggcgtgatctcggctcaccgcaacctccgcctcccaggttcaagtgattctcctgcctcagcctcccaagtagctgggattacaggcgcctgccaccatgcccggctaatttttttttgtatttttagtagaaacggggtttcaccgtgttggccagggtggtctggtctcgatctcttgacctcatgatccgcacaccttggcctcccaaagtgctgggattacaggcgtgagccaccgcgcccggcttgatTAAGTTTCTTAGTATCAGGAATTTGAGTATGGATTTTTATTAAACAGTTGTGTAAAAATACCCATCCCACTTAAACTGCAGTGGATGGAGAGGAATCATTGCTTGAATATTTAGCGTTTTTGGAATTGATTAATTGATGTTTAGAAATGAAGGATTTAGCCACAAAAATAACAGTCATTACCTTGATTTAGTTCTGGAATCAAGTTTGTAATATGGTTGGTTTGtcctcttttttggggggaactTTAGCTGTGCTTAGATTCATGACTCTCAAACAGACTTGCTTAGATTCATGGCTCTAACAACCTTCATTGAAGTATGACTTATCTAACATTTTGTATTATGAAACAAACAATTAATAGAAAATGGTAAGTTTTGCTTTGGCCTATGTCAAgtgttgatttattttcttctgtagtctttttttttttttttttttttttttttgagacggagtctcgctctgacgcccaggctggagtgcagtggggtgatctcagctgactgcaagctccgcctcccgggttcacgccattgtcctgcctcagcctccggagtagctgggactacaggcgcacaccaccacgcccggctaattttttgtattttttttttttttagtagagacggggttttaccgtgttagccaggatggtcttgatctcctggcctcgtgatccacacgtcttggcctcccaaagtgctgggattacaggcgtgagccacagtgcccggccttttttctgTAGTCTTAATGGCTCAGATTTCTGATGAGCTTTTTTGGGGGTCCCTAAGATTTATCTAATTTGATATTGGCATTAGAGTAAATAAATCCCATCTGGTTGTTAAAGTTGAATACTCCCATCTCTTTAGGGTATGTAAATTCAAACCTTCTTAAGTTGTAAATTAAGGACTAAGAATTTCCTCTCTAAAATCAgtattcttttctaaaatagaaacatttgaaaagttatttattaGTGGTTTTAGAATAGTATTGGGGGAAAATGTTATCTCTTTAGGGTATGTAAATTCAAACTTTCTTAAGTTATAAGGACTAAGAATTTCCTCTCTAAAATCAGTATCCTTTtctaaaacagaaacatttaaaaagttattttagtgGTTTCAGAATAGTATTgggggaaaatattatttttattagaatgtaACGTAGGCATGATAAGGTAAAATTTGAGTTctctatgaatattttatatttgttattcagatatttttatacTCTGTAGAAGCAATCACTAACCTTTGTTGAAAgcttattctgtgccaggcattatttGATGTACTTTGCATGTTTTAACTCACTTTATCCTCTAACTCTAGAAGACACAAGTGTGTCAGTAATTTGGCCAAGACCATTAACCTAGTAAGTGATGAACTGATTGAGGATTCAAAAGTGGCAGTCTGTTCCAGAGCCAGTGCCATGTTGCTTCCTGTATAAACAAGGGTTAATAATCGCAAAAATTATATTATGtgggtatttttaatagaaactgtAGCAACTAATAACATGAAATATATTCAGTGACAAAAGTAGTTTAAAAGTAATTTTGCTATGATTTGAGAGCTGGagggaataattattttaatagaatttagTGAAACATGTCTTAATGTAATTCAAAGTAAGTTTTGgtgtttaataatttatttttaacccagGCATTAGTTGTGGAAAGAATTATCAGAAAAGTAGTAGTCTCCAGGTTAACTGTTTtatgaaaaatagtttatttggtAACTTTTAATTTAACGTGAGGTGTTatactgtggggtttttttttttttttgagacagagtcttgctctgttgcctaggctggagtacagtggtgcaatttcagctcactgaaacctcgacctactgggttcaagtgatccgcctcagcctcccaaatagctgggactacaggtgcgcgtcaccatgcctggctaatttttgtatttttagtagagatggggtttcaccatgctggccaggctggttttgaactcctgacctcatgatccacctgccttggcctctcagagtgctaagattacaggcgtgagccactgtacttggcctGTACTAAGGTGTTTTAACATGGAATGTAAATATGGGTTTATATGATTTAATCTAACTCTACTTTGGGGAATGTCTgacaaaattaatttctattaCTTTTAGACTTGAAAGAGGGCTCCAGAAAAAGTAGATGCGTATCTGTACAAACAGATCCTACTGATGAAATTCCCactaaaaagtcaaagaagcataaaaagcacaaaaacaaaaagaagaaaaagaagaaagaaaaggaaaaaaaatataaaagacagcCAGAAGAATCTGAGTCAAAGACGAAATCTCATGATGATGGGAACATAGATTTAGAATCTGATTCCTTTTTAAAGTTTGATTCTGAACCTTCAGCTGTGGCGCTGGAGCTTCCTACAAGAGCATTTGGCCCATCTGAGACCAATGAATCCCCTGCAGTTGTGCTAGAACCTCCTGTAGTATCAATGGAGGTATCAGAGCCACACATCTTAGAAACTCTGAAGCCAGCTACAAAAACTGCAGAACTGTCAGTTGTATCTACATCAGTAATCTCAGAGCAGTCAGAGCAGTCTGTGGCAGTAATGCCAGAACCATCCATGACAAAGATTCTGGATTCCTTTGCAGCAGCACCAGTGCCTACTACAACACTGGTGTTGAAGTCATCTGAGCCAGTTGTAACAATGTCAGTGGAGTATCAGATGAAGTCTGTGCTGAAATCTGTGGAGAGCACATCTCCAGAGCCATCAAAGATCATGTTGGTAGAGCCCCCAGTAGCAAAAGTGTTAGAGCCTTCAGAAACCCTTGTGGTATCATCAGAGACACCTACTGAGGTGTACCCTGAGCCAAGCACATCAACAACAATGGATTTTCCAGAGTCATCTGCAATTGAAGCGCTAAGATTGCCAGAGCAGCCTGTAGACGTACCATCGGAGATTGCAGATTCATCCATGACAAGACCGCAGGAGTTGCCGGAGCTGCCTAAGACCACAGCGTTGGAGCTGCAGGAGTCGTCGGTGGCCTCAGCGATGGAGTTGCCGGGGCCACCTGCGACCTCCATGCCGGAGTTGCAGGGGCCCCCTGTGACTCCAGTGCTGGAGTTACCTGGGCCCTCTGCTACCCCGGTGCCAGAGTTGCCAGGGCCCCTTTCTACCCCAGTGCCTGAGTTGCCAGGGCCCCCTGCGACAGCAGTGCCTGAGTTGCCAGGGCCCTCTGTGACACCAGTGCCACAGTTGTCGCAGGAATTGCCAGGGCTTCCAGCACCATCCATGGGGTTGGAGCCACCACAGGAGGTACCAGAGCCACCTGTGATGGCACAGGAGTTGCCAGGGCTGCCTTTGGTGACAGCAGCAGTAGAGTTGCCAGAGCAGCCTGCGGTAACAGTAGCAATGGAGTTGACCGAACAACCTGTGACGACGACAGAGTTGGAGCAGCCTGTGGGGATGACAACGGTGGAACATCCTGGGCATCCTGAGGTGACAACGGCAACAGGGTTGCTGGGGCAGCCTGAGGCAACGATGGTGCTGGAGTTGCCAGGACAGCCAGTGGCAACGACAGCGCTGGAGTTGCCGGGGCAGCCTTCGGTGACTGGGGTGCCAGAGTTGCCAGGGCTGCCTTCGGCAACTAGGGCACTGGAGTTGTCGGGGCAGCCTGTGGCAACTGGGGCACTAGAGTTGCCTGGGCCGCTCATGGCAGCTGGGGCACTGGAGTTCTCGGGGCAGTCTGGGGCAGCTGGAGCACTGGAGCTTTTGGGGCAGCCTCTGGCAACAGGGGTGCTGGAGTTGCCAGGGCAGCCTGGGGCGCCAGAGTTGCCTGGGCAGCCTGTGGCAACTGTGGCGCTGGAGATCTCTGTTCAGTCTGTGGTGACAACATCGGAGCTGTCAACGATGACCGTGTCGCAGTCCCTGGAGGTGCCCTCGACGACAGCGCTGGAATCCTATAATACGGTAGCACAGGAGCTGCCTACTACATTAGTGGGGGAGACTTCTGTAACAGTAGGAGTGGATCCCTTGATGGCCCCAGAATCCCATATATTAGCTTCTAACACCATGGAGACCCATATATTAGCATCCAACACCATGGACTCCCAAATGCTAGCGTCCAACACCATGGACTCCCAGATGCTAGCATCCAACACCATGGACTCCCAGATGTTAGCGTCTAGCACCATGGACTCCCAGATGTTAGCAACTAGCTCCATGGACTCCCAGATGTTAGCAACTAGCTCCATGGACTCCCAGATGTTAGCAACTAGCACTATGGACTCCCAGATGTTAGCAACCAGTTCCATGGACTCCCAGATGTTAGCAACCAGCTCCATGGACTCCCAGATGTTAGCAACCAGCTCCATGGACTCCCAGATGTTAGCAACCAGCTCCATGGACTCCCAGATGTTAGCAACCAGCACCATGGATTCTCAGATGTTAGCAACCAGCACCATGGACTCCCAGATGTTAGCAACTAGCTCAATGGATTCCCAGATGTTAGCATCTGGCACTATGGACTCTCAAATGTTAGCTTCTGGCACCATGGATGCTCAGATGTTAGCGTCTGGTACCATGGATGCCCAGATGTTAGCGTCTAGTACCCAAGATTCTGCTATGTTGGGTTCAAAATCTCCTGATCCCTATAGGTTAGCTCAGGATCCTTACAGGTTAGCTCAGGATCCCTATAGGTTGGGCCATGACCCCTATAGATTAGGTCATGATGCTTACAGGTTAGGACAAGACCCTTATAGATTAGGCCATGATCCCTACAGACTAACTCCTGATCCCTATAGGATGTCACCTAGACCCTACAGGATAGCACCCAGGTCCTATAGAATAGCACCCAGGCCATATAGGTTAGCACCTAGACCCCTGATGTTAGCATCTAGACGTTCTATGATGATGTCCTATGCTGCAGAACGTTCCATGATGTCATCTTACGAACGCTCTATGATGTCTTATGAGCGGTCTATGATGTCCCCTATGGCTGAACGCTCTATGATGTCAGCCTACGAGCGCTCTATGATGTCAGCCTACGAGCGCTCTATGATGTCCCCTATGGCTGAGCGCTCTATGATGTCAGCTTATGAACGCTCCATGATGTCAGCTTATGAACGCTCCATGATGTCCCCAATGGCTGATCGATCTATGATGTCCATGGGTGCTGACCGGTCTATGATGTCGTCATACTCTGCTGCTGACCGGTCTATGATGTCATCGTACTCTGCAGCTGACCGATCTATGATGTCATCTTATACTGCTGATCGTTCAATGATGTCTATGGCTGCTGATTCTTACACCGATTCTTACACTGACACATATACAGAGGCATATATGGTGCCACCTTTGCCTCCTGAAGAGCCCCCAACAATGCCACCGTTGCCACCTGAGGAGCCACCAATGACACCACCATTGCCTCCTGAGGAACCACCAGAGGGTCCAGCATTGCCCACTGAGCAGTCAGCATTAACAGCTGAAAATACTTGGCCTACAGAGGTGCCATCATCACCATCTGAAGAGTCTGTATCGCAGCCTGAGCCTCCTGTGAGTCAAAGTGAGATTTCGGAGCCTTCAGCAGTGCCTACTGATTATTCAGTGTCAGCATCAGATCCCTCAGTTTTAGTATCAGAGGCTGCTGTGACTGTTCCAGAACCACCACCAGAGCCAGAATCTTCAATTACGTTAACACCTGTAGAGTCTGCAGTAGTAGCAGAAGAACATGAAGTTGTTCCAGAGAGACCAGTGACTTGTATGGTATCTGAAACTCCCGCCATGTCAGCTGAACCAACTGTGTTAGCATCAGAGCCTCCTGTTATGTCAGAGACAGCAGAAACATTTGATTCCATGAGAGCCTCAGGACATGTTGCCTCAGAAGTATCTACATCCTTGTTGGTTCCAGCAGTAACTACTCCAGTGCTGGCAGAGAGCATTCTGGAGCCGCCAGCCATGGCTGCCCCAGAGTCTTCAGCTATGGCTGTCCTGGAGTCTTCGGCTGTGACCGTCCTGGAGTCTTCGACTGTGACTGTCCTGGAGTCTTCGACTGTAACTGTCCTGGAGCCTTCGGTTGTGACTGTCCCGGAGCCTCCTGTTGTGGCTGAGCCAGACTATGTTACCATTCCTGTGCCAGTTGTTTCTGCGCTGGAGCCTTCTGTGCCTGTTCTGGAACCAGCGGTGTCAGTCCTTCAACCTTCTATGATTGTTTCAGAACCATCTGTTTCTGTCCAGGAATCGACTGTGACAGTTTCAGAGCCTGCTGTCACAGTCTCAGAGCAGACTCAAGTAATACCAACTGAGGTGGCTATAGAGTCCACACCAATGATACTGGAATCTAGTATCATGTCATCACATGTTATGAAAGGAATTAATCTATCCTCTGGTGATCAAAATCTTGCTCCAGAGATTGGCATGCAGGAGATTGCATTGCATTCAGGTGAAGAACCACATGCTGAGGAACACCTGAAAGGTGACTTTTACGAAAGTGAACATGGTATAAATATAGACCTTAAtataaataatcatttaattGCTAAAGAGATGGAACATAATACAGTGTGTGCTGCTGGTACTAGTCCTGTTGGGGAAATTGGTGAAGAGAAAATTTTGCCCACCAGTGAGACTAAACAGCGCACAGTATTGGATACCTACCCTGGTGTTAGtgaagctgatgcaggagaaaCTCTATCTTCTACTGGTCCTTTTGCTCTGGAACCTGATGCAACAGGAACTAGTAAGGGTATTGAATTTACCACAGCATCTACTCTCAGTTTAGTTAATAAATATGATGTTGATTTATCTTTAACTACTCAAGATACTGAACATGACATGGTAATTTCCACCAGTCCTAGTGGTGGTAGTGAAGCTGACATTGAAGGGCCTTTGCCTGCTAAAGATATTCATCTTGATTTACCATCTAATAATAACCTTGTTAGTAAGGATACAGAAGAACCATTACCTGTAAAAGAGAGTGACCAGACATTAGCAGCTCTGCTCAGCCCTAAAGAAAGTagtggaggagaaaaagaagtacCTCCCCCTCCTAAAGAGACACTGCCTGATTCAGGATTTTCTGCCAATATTGAGG harbors:
- the SON gene encoding protein SON isoform B (isoform B is encoded by transcript variant b) translates to MATNIEQIFRSFVVSKFREIQQELSSGRNEGQLNGETNTPIEGNQAGDAAASARSLPNEEIVQKIEEVLSGVLDTELRYKPDLKEGSRKSRCVSVQTDPTDEIPTKKSKKHKKHKNKKKKKKKEKEKKYKRQPEESESKTKSHDDGNIDLESDSFLKFDSEPSAVALELPTRAFGPSETNESPAVVLEPPVVSMEVSEPHILETLKPATKTAELSVVSTSVISEQSEQSVAVMPEPSMTKILDSFAAAPVPTTTLVLKSSEPVVTMSVEYQMKSVLKSVESTSPEPSKIMLVEPPVAKVLEPSETLVVSSETPTEVYPEPSTSTTMDFPESSAIEALRLPEQPVDVPSEIADSSMTRPQELPELPKTTALELQESSVASAMELPGPPATSMPELQGPPVTPVLELPGPSATPVPELPGPLSTPVPELPGPPATAVPELPGPSVTPVPQLSQELPGLPAPSMGLEPPQEVPEPPVMAQELPGLPLVTAAVELPEQPAVTVAMELTEQPVTTTELEQPVGMTTVEHPGHPEVTTATGLLGQPEATMVLELPGQPVATTALELPGQPSVTGVPELPGLPSATRALELSGQPVATGALELPGPLMAAGALEFSGQSGAAGALELLGQPLATGVLELPGQPGAPELPGQPVATVALEISVQSVVTTSELSTMTVSQSLEVPSTTALESYNTVAQELPTTLVGETSVTVGVDPLMAPESHILASNTMETHILASNTMDSQMLASNTMDSQMLASNTMDSQMLASSTMDSQMLATSSMDSQMLATSSMDSQMLATSTMDSQMLATSSMDSQMLATSSMDSQMLATSSMDSQMLATSSMDSQMLATSTMDSQMLATSTMDSQMLATSSMDSQMLASGTMDSQMLASGTMDAQMLASGTMDAQMLASSTQDSAMLGSKSPDPYRLAQDPYRLAQDPYRLGHDPYRLGHDAYRLGQDPYRLGHDPYRLTPDPYRMSPRPYRIAPRSYRIAPRPYRLAPRPLMLASRRSMMMSYAAERSMMSSYERSMMSYERSMMSPMAERSMMSAYERSMMSAYERSMMSPMAERSMMSAYERSMMSAYERSMMSPMADRSMMSMGADRSMMSSYSAADRSMMSSYSAADRSMMSSYTADRSMMSMAADSYTDSYTDTYTEAYMVPPLPPEEPPTMPPLPPEEPPMTPPLPPEEPPEGPALPTEQSALTAENTWPTEVPSSPSEESVSQPEPPVSQSEISEPSAVPTDYSVSASDPSVLVSEAAVTVPEPPPEPESSITLTPVESAVVAEEHEVVPERPVTCMVSETPAMSAEPTVLASEPPVMSETAETFDSMRASGHVASEVSTSLLVPAVTTPVLAESILEPPAMAAPESSAMAVLESSAVTVLESSTVTVLESSTVTVLEPSVVTVPEPPVVAEPDYVTIPVPVVSALEPSVPVLEPAVSVLQPSMIVSEPSVSVQESTVTVSEPAVTVSEQTQVIPTEVAIESTPMILESSIMSSHVMKGINLSSGDQNLAPEIGMQEIALHSGEEPHAEEHLKGDFYESEHGINIDLNINNHLIAKEMEHNTVCAAGTSPVGEIGEEKILPTSETKQRTVLDTYPGVSEADAGETLSSTGPFALEPDATGTSKGIEFTTASTLSLVNKYDVDLSLTTQDTEHDMVISTSPSGGSEADIEGPLPAKDIHLDLPSNNNLVSKDTEEPLPVKESDQTLAALLSPKESSGGEKEVPPPPKETLPDSGFSANIEDINEADLVRPLLPKDMERLTSLRAGIEGPLLASDVGRDRSAASPVVSSMPERASESSSEEKDDYEIFVKVKDTHEKSKKNKNRDKGEKEKKRDSSLRSRSKRSKSSEHKSRKRTSESRSRARKRSSKSKSHRSQTRSRSRSRRRRRSSRSRSKSRGRRSVSKEKRKRSPKHRSKSRERKRKRSSSRDNRKTVRARSRTPSRRSRSHTPSRRRRSRSVGRRRSFSISPSRRSRTPSRRSRTPSRRSRTPSRRSRTPSRRSRTPSRRSRTPSRRRRSRSVVRRRSFSISPVRLRRSRTPLRRRFSRSPIRRKRSRSSERGRSPKRLTDLDKAQLLEIAKANAAAMCAKAGVPLPPNLKPAPPPTIEEKVAKKSGGATIEELTEKCKQIAQSKEDDDVIVNKPHVSDEEEEEPPFYHHPFKLSEPKPIFFNLNIAAAKPTPPKSQVTLTKEFPVSSGSQHRKKEADSVYGEWVPVEKNGEENKDDDNVFSSNLPSEGRVKRQGRVRRQMKQPAASHLTVTRCNSLCGTKPQSEKHRIAENSVITSLPNIGPSLHLWEGSPRYNYLASRFASRLYSSRFWW
- the SON gene encoding protein SON isoform F (isoform F is encoded by transcript variant f), which translates into the protein MATNIEQIFRSFVVSKFREIQQELSSGRNEGQLNGETNTPIEGNQAGDAAASARSLPNEEIVQKIEEVLSGVLDTELRYKPDLKEGSRKSRCVSVQTDPTDEIPTKKSKKHKKHKNKKKKKKKEKEKKYKRQPEESESKTKSHDDGNIDLESDSFLKFDSEPSAVALELPTRAFGPSETNESPAVVLEPPVVSMEVSEPHILETLKPATKTAELSVVSTSVISEQSEQSVAVMPEPSMTKILDSFAAAPVPTTTLVLKSSEPVVTMSVEYQMKSVLKSVESTSPEPSKIMLVEPPVAKVLEPSETLVVSSETPTEVYPEPSTSTTMDFPESSAIEALRLPEQPVDVPSEIADSSMTRPQELPELPKTTALELQESSVASAMELPGPPATSMPELQGPPVTPVLELPGPSATPVPELPGPLSTPVPELPGPPATAVPELPGPSVTPVPQLSQELPGLPAPSMGLEPPQEVPEPPVMAQELPGLPLVTAAVELPEQPAVTVAMELTEQPVTTTELEQPVGMTTVEHPGHPEVTTATGLLGQPEATMVLELPGQPVATTALELPGQPSVTGVPELPGLPSATRALELSGQPVATGALELPGPLMAAGALEFSGQSGAAGALELLGQPLATGVLELPGQPGAPELPGQPVATVALEISVQSVVTTSELSTMTVSQSLEVPSTTALESYNTVAQELPTTLVGETSVTVGVDPLMAPESHILASNTMETHILASNTMDSQMLASNTMDSQMLASNTMDSQMLASSTMDSQMLATSSMDSQMLATSSMDSQMLATSTMDSQMLATSSMDSQMLATSSMDSQMLATSSMDSQMLATSSMDSQMLATSTMDSQMLATSTMDSQMLATSSMDSQMLASGTMDSQMLASGTMDAQMLASGTMDAQMLASSTQDSAMLGSKSPDPYRLAQDPYRLAQDPYRLGHDPYRLGHDAYRLGQDPYRLGHDPYRLTPDPYRMSPRPYRIAPRSYRIAPRPYRLAPRPLMLASRRSMMMSYAAERSMMSSYERSMMSYERSMMSPMAERSMMSAYERSMMSAYERSMMSPMAERSMMSAYERSMMSAYERSMMSPMADRSMMSMGADRSMMSSYSAADRSMMSSYSAADRSMMSSYTADRSMMSMAADSYTDSYTDTYTEAYMVPPLPPEEPPTMPPLPPEEPPMTPPLPPEEPPEGPALPTEQSALTAENTWPTEVPSSPSEESVSQPEPPVSQSEISEPSAVPTDYSVSASDPSVLVSEAAVTVPEPPPEPESSITLTPVESAVVAEEHEVVPERPVTCMVSETPAMSAEPTVLASEPPVMSETAETFDSMRASGHVASEVSTSLLVPAVTTPVLAESILEPPAMAAPESSAMAVLESSAVTVLESSTVTVLESSTVTVLEPSVVTVPEPPVVAEPDYVTIPVPVVSALEPSVPVLEPAVSVLQPSMIVSEPSVSVQESTVTVSEPAVTVSEQTQVIPTEVAIESTPMILESSIMSSHVMKGINLSSGDQNLAPEIGMQEIALHSGEEPHAEEHLKGDFYESEHGINIDLNINNHLIAKEMEHNTVCAAGTSPVGEIGEEKILPTSETKQRTVLDTYPGVSEADAGETLSSTGPFALEPDATGTSKGIEFTTASTLSLVNKYDVDLSLTTQDTEHDMVISTSPSGGSEADIEGPLPAKDIHLDLPSNNNLVSKDTEEPLPVKESDQTLAALLSPKESSGGEKEVPPPPKETLPDSGFSANIEDINEADLVRPLLPKDMERLTSLRAGIEGPLLASDVGRDRSAASPVVSSMPERASESSSEEKDDYEIFVKVKDTHEKSKKNKNRDKGEKEKKRDSSLRSRSKRSKSSEHKSRKRTSESRSRARKRSSKSKSHRSQTRSRSRSRRRRRSSRSRSKSRGRRSVSKEKRKRSPKHRSKSRERKRKRSSSRDNRKTVRARSRTPSRRSRSHTPSRRRRSRSVGRRRSFSISPSRRSRTPSRRSRTPSRRSRTPSRRSRTPSRRSRTPSRRSRTPSRRRRSRSVVRRRSFSISPVRLRRSRTPLRRRFSRSPIRRKRSRSSERGRSPKRLTDLDKAQLLEIAKANAAAMCAKAGVPLPPNLKPAPPPTIEEKVAKKSGGATIEELTEKCKQIAQSKEDDDVIVNKPHVSDEEEEEPPFYHHPFKLSEPKPIFFNLNIAAAKPTPPKSQVTLTKEFPVSSGSQHRKKEADSVYGEWVPVEKNGEENKDDDNVFSSNLPSEPVDISTAMSERALAQKRLSENAFDLEAMSMLNRAQERIDAWAQLNSIPGQFTGSTGVQVLTQEQLANTGAQAWIKKDQFLRAAPVTGGMGAVLMRKMGWREGEGLGKNKEGNKEPILVDFKTDRKGLVAVGERAQKRSGNFSAAMKDLSGKHPVSALMEICNKRRWQPPEFLLVHDSGPDHRKHFLFRVLRNGALTRPNCMFFLNRY
- the SON gene encoding protein SON isoform E (isoform E is encoded by transcript variant e), with the translated sequence MATNIEQIFRSFVVSKFREIQQELSSGRNEGQLNGETNTPIEGNQAGDAAASARSLPNEEIVQKIEEVLSGVLDTELRYKPDLKEGSRKSRCVSVQTDPTDEIPTKKSKKHKKHKNKKKKKKKEKEKKYKRQPEESESKTKSHDDGNIDLESDSFLKFDSEPSAVALELPTRAFGPSETNESPAVVLEPPVVSMEVSEPHILETLKPATKTAELSVVSTSVISEQSEQSVAVMPEPSMTKILDSFAAAPVPTTTLVLKSSEPVVTMSVEYQMKSVLKSVESTSPEPSKIMLVEPPVAKVLEPSETLVVSSETPTEVYPEPSTSTTMDFPESSAIEALRLPEQPVDVPSEIADSSMTRPQELPELPKTTALELQESSVASAMELPGPPATSMPELQGPPVTPVLELPGPSATPVPELPGPLSTPVPELPGPPATAVPELPGPSVTPVPQLSQELPGLPAPSMGLEPPQEVPEPPVMAQELPGLPLVTAAVELPEQPAVTVAMELTEQPVTTTELEQPVGMTTVEHPGHPEVTTATGLLGQPEATMVLELPGQPVATTALELPGQPSVTGVPELPGLPSATRALELSGQPVATGALELPGPLMAAGALEFSGQSGAAGALELLGQPLATGVLELPGQPGAPELPGQPVATVALEISVQSVVTTSELSTMTVSQSLEVPSTTALESYNTVAQELPTTLVGETSVTVGVDPLMAPESHILASNTMETHILASNTMDSQMLASNTMDSQMLASNTMDSQMLASSTMDSQMLATSSMDSQMLATSSMDSQMLATSTMDSQMLATSSMDSQMLATSSMDSQMLATSSMDSQMLATSSMDSQMLATSTMDSQMLATSTMDSQMLATSSMDSQMLASGTMDSQMLASGTMDAQMLASGTMDAQMLASSTQDSAMLGSKSPDPYRLAQDPYRLAQDPYRLGHDPYRLGHDAYRLGQDPYRLGHDPYRLTPDPYRMSPRPYRIAPRSYRIAPRPYRLAPRPLMLASRRSMMMSYAAERSMMSSYERSMMSYERSMMSPMAERSMMSAYERSMMSAYERSMMSPMAERSMMSAYERSMMSAYERSMMSPMADRSMMSMGADRSMMSSYSAADRSMMSSYSAADRSMMSSYTADRSMMSMAADSYTDSYTDTYTEAYMVPPLPPEEPPTMPPLPPEEPPMTPPLPPEEPPEGPALPTEQSALTAENTWPTEVPSSPSEESVSQPEPPVSQSEISEPSAVPTDYSVSASDPSVLVSEAAVTVPEPPPEPESSITLTPVESAVVAEEHEVVPERPVTCMVSETPAMSAEPTVLASEPPVMSETAETFDSMRASGHVASEVSTSLLVPAVTTPVLAESILEPPAMAAPESSAMAVLESSAVTVLESSTVTVLESSTVTVLEPSVVTVPEPPVVAEPDYVTIPVPVVSALEPSVPVLEPAVSVLQPSMIVSEPSVSVQESTVTVSEPAVTVSEQTQVIPTEVAIESTPMILESSIMSSHVMKGINLSSGDQNLAPEIGMQEIALHSGEEPHAEEHLKGDFYESEHGINIDLNINNHLIAKEMEHNTVCAAGTSPVGEIGEEKILPTSETKQRTVLDTYPGVSEADAGETLSSTGPFALEPDATGTSKGIEFTTASTLSLVNKYDVDLSLTTQDTEHDMVISTSPSGGSEADIEGPLPAKDIHLDLPSNNNLVSKDTEEPLPVKESDQTLAALLSPKESSGGEKEVPPPPKETLPDSGFSANIEDINEADLVRPLLPKDMERLTSLRAGIEGPLLASDVGRDRSAASPVVSSMPERASESSSEEKDDYEIFVKVKDTHEKSKKNKNRDKGEKEKKRDSSLRSRSKRSKSSEHKSRKRTSESRSRARKRSSKSKSHRSQTRSRSRSRRRRRSSRSRSKSRGRRSVSKEKRKRSPKHRSKSRERKRKRSSSRDNRKTVRARSRTPSRRSRSHTPSRRRRSRSVGRRRSFSISPSRRSRTPSRRSRTPSRRSRTPSRRSRTPSRRSRTPSRRSRTPSRRRRSRSVVRRRSFSISPVRLRRSRTPLRRRFSRSPIRRKRSRSSERGRSPKRLTDLDKAQLLEIAKANAAAMCAKAGVPLPPNLKPAPPPTIEEKVAKKSGGATIEELTEF